A single window of Leeuwenhoekiella sp. MAR_2009_132 DNA harbors:
- a CDS encoding pirin family protein, translating to MAAIIKIKQLQNQWETQDPFLFCAFHHDSYPKGNGNLGPEASLAGRNLGQDFVQKDGWAMYHGSKIPGFPAHPHVGFETVTIAQQGFVDHSDSLGAAGRFGNGDVQWMTAGKGVQHSEMFPLLNTEDKNPLLLFQIWLNLPAKSKGVAPYFGMMWHENIPVINLKDKHNNNISITLIAGTYKNQRALDPAPDSWAANPKNGINIWLITLDAEATFTLPKGKEGANRSLYFYEGNTLISEEFTIPVMHEIQAEASQDLTLTNTNVPASLLLLEGMPINEHVVKHGPFVGNSRSDIENAFRNFQETEFGGWPWPSPEHTHDAKMKRFALYPNGNKEDPSELEV from the coding sequence ATGGCTGCTATTATTAAAATAAAACAACTTCAGAACCAGTGGGAAACTCAAGATCCATTTCTTTTTTGTGCTTTTCACCACGATAGTTACCCTAAAGGCAATGGTAATTTAGGACCTGAAGCATCTTTAGCAGGTCGTAATTTGGGTCAGGATTTTGTTCAGAAAGATGGCTGGGCGATGTACCACGGCTCTAAAATACCGGGATTTCCGGCACACCCGCACGTAGGTTTTGAAACAGTTACTATAGCACAACAGGGATTTGTAGATCACTCAGATTCGCTAGGCGCTGCCGGTAGATTTGGAAATGGTGATGTACAGTGGATGACAGCCGGAAAAGGTGTACAACACAGTGAAATGTTTCCACTACTCAATACCGAAGACAAAAATCCCCTGCTGCTTTTTCAAATATGGTTGAATTTACCTGCAAAAAGTAAAGGTGTAGCTCCTTATTTTGGGATGATGTGGCACGAGAATATTCCGGTTATTAATCTTAAGGATAAACATAACAATAACATTAGCATAACCCTTATTGCGGGTACTTATAAGAATCAAAGAGCATTAGACCCTGCGCCAGACTCCTGGGCAGCAAATCCTAAAAACGGAATAAACATTTGGCTGATAACATTAGATGCTGAAGCGACATTTACACTTCCTAAGGGAAAAGAAGGCGCTAACCGTTCATTATATTTTTATGAGGGTAATACACTTATTTCTGAAGAATTTACCATACCGGTTATGCACGAGATACAGGCAGAAGCCTCACAAGATTTAACACTTACTAATACAAATGTTCCTGCATCACTTTTACTACTTGAAGGAATGCCCATAAACGAGCACGTCGTAAAACACGGACCCTTTGTAGGCAATTCAAGAAGTGATATCGAAAATGCTTTCAGAAATTTTCAGGAAACAGAATTTGGTGGATGGCCGTGGCCTTCACCTGAGCATACCCACGACGCGAAAATGAAACGCTTTGCCTTATATCCTAACGGTAATAAAGAAGATCCGTCAGAATTAGAAGTTTAA
- a CDS encoding amidohydrolase family protein: MNKSLLLFTASLFLISCTSKAPVFDLVIHNVNILNLESGEILNEQSVFINADTIHSIVRTKDLLTSAAKTQIDGTGKYLMPGLWDNHVHFRGGDSLIEENKKFLNLYLANGITTVRDAGGDLTTAVHEWQNAMAAGSLNGPTIYTSGPKIDGPGATWAGSLEVSNLEEINRALDSLQALNVDFVKIYDSKISAENYLQTIKEAESRNIITSGHMPYSVTLEETTEAGIDAIEHLYYILKGCSREEVAITEAVKKGETGFWTSLDQVMKTYSDAAALKTFNSLNERNVYVVPTLHIGHTLSYLDEQDHTSDDYLSYIGSGVQKTYEGRINSALGASPEFVRMRKKLDSTFVKLTGELNKNKVGLLAGSDCGAYNSYIYPGISLHQELEALVNAGLSPLEALKTSSQNGAQFLNKTIPKIQSGAQADLLLLNANPLKDIKSTQDIFEVIKAGKSFNRRELDSLLKASKY, encoded by the coding sequence ATGAATAAATCGCTACTTCTATTCACTGCTTCTTTATTTCTAATTTCCTGTACCTCTAAAGCTCCTGTTTTTGATTTGGTAATTCATAATGTGAATATTCTCAATTTAGAAAGCGGTGAAATTCTTAATGAACAATCGGTATTTATAAATGCAGATACCATTCACTCTATTGTACGCACTAAAGATTTGCTAACCAGCGCTGCTAAAACCCAAATTGACGGAACAGGTAAATATCTAATGCCGGGTTTGTGGGACAATCATGTACATTTTCGCGGTGGAGATAGTCTAATAGAAGAAAATAAAAAGTTTTTAAACCTCTACCTGGCAAACGGAATTACCACAGTACGCGATGCCGGTGGAGATTTAACCACTGCGGTACACGAGTGGCAAAATGCAATGGCTGCCGGTTCTTTAAACGGACCTACAATATATACTTCGGGTCCTAAAATAGATGGTCCCGGCGCAACCTGGGCAGGATCTTTAGAAGTTTCAAATCTTGAAGAAATTAACCGTGCGCTCGATTCGCTTCAAGCTTTAAATGTAGATTTTGTAAAAATTTACGACAGTAAAATTTCCGCGGAAAATTACTTACAAACCATTAAAGAGGCCGAAAGTCGAAACATAATCACAAGTGGGCATATGCCCTATTCGGTTACACTAGAAGAAACTACCGAGGCAGGAATAGACGCAATAGAACACTTGTATTACATTTTAAAAGGGTGTTCACGAGAAGAGGTAGCCATAACGGAAGCTGTAAAAAAAGGTGAAACAGGTTTCTGGACCTCCTTAGATCAGGTTATGAAGACCTATTCTGATGCTGCTGCTCTTAAAACTTTTAATAGCCTGAATGAGCGTAATGTATACGTTGTGCCTACACTACATATTGGCCATACCTTAAGTTACCTTGATGAGCAAGATCATACGTCTGACGATTATTTAAGTTATATAGGTTCCGGAGTTCAAAAAACTTACGAAGGTCGTATTAACAGTGCACTAGGCGCCTCACCAGAATTTGTACGAATGCGGAAAAAATTAGATTCTACATTTGTTAAGCTAACCGGCGAATTGAATAAAAATAAGGTAGGCCTTCTTGCAGGTTCAGACTGTGGGGCTTACAATTCTTATATCTATCCCGGTATATCTTTACACCAAGAACTCGAAGCTTTAGTAAATGCAGGTTTGAGTCCGCTTGAAGCACTTAAAACTTCTTCTCAAAACGGAGCTCAATTCTTAAATAAGACGATTCCGAAAATACAAAGCGGAGCACAAGCAGATTTACTTTTATTAAATGCAAATCCTTTAAAAGATATTAAAAGTACTCAGGATATTTTTGAGGTTATAAAAGCCGGAAAATCATTTAACAGGCGGGAATTAGACAGTTTGCTAAAAGCATCAAAATATTAA
- a CDS encoding S10 family peptidase, whose protein sequence is MKLKITLLLSLTICFSAVAQKMKVPVDTTIISNHNVTIKGKSIPYKAELGFQPVWDESGNPVATLNYTYYTRTDIKDDQTRPLVISFNGGPGSASVWMHIAYTGPRILKITDEGFPVQPYGIKDNPNSILDVADIVFINPVNTGYSRMLPNKKGEMPDRKQFFGVNADISYLATWVNTFVTRHNRWRSPKFLIGESYGTTRVSGLAMELQQNKWMYLNGVILVSPTEIGFEFEGPVEIANRLPYFAAAAWYHKALPPALQNKDLLEVLPEVEAYAVNELLPVLAKGGYATEAERSTAIEKTAFYSGLSQKTVKQNNLAVPFDYFWKDLLRDQEGFTIGRLDSRYKGLDIADAGSSPDYNSELTSWLHSFTPAINYYMTQELNFKTDLTYDMFGDVRPWDRSNNHSGSDLREAMAMNSNLHLLVQSGYYDGACTYFNAKYIMSQINLNGKFTNRIDFKGYRSGHMMYLRNEDLKNANEDLRVFIEKASKNIAQGAKY, encoded by the coding sequence ATGAAATTAAAAATTACGCTTCTTTTATCATTAACCATATGCTTTTCGGCAGTTGCCCAAAAAATGAAAGTCCCTGTAGATACTACTATAATATCTAATCACAATGTTACCATTAAAGGTAAAAGTATTCCGTATAAAGCGGAGTTGGGTTTTCAGCCGGTTTGGGATGAGTCAGGAAATCCTGTAGCTACTTTAAACTATACCTACTACACACGAACAGATATTAAAGATGACCAGACACGCCCACTGGTTATAAGCTTTAATGGTGGTCCCGGTTCTGCTTCGGTATGGATGCATATTGCCTATACCGGCCCAAGAATCCTTAAAATAACCGATGAAGGATTCCCGGTACAACCTTATGGAATTAAAGACAATCCCAATTCGATTTTAGACGTAGCAGATATTGTTTTTATAAACCCGGTAAATACAGGTTACAGCAGAATGCTTCCCAATAAAAAGGGAGAAATGCCAGATCGCAAACAATTCTTTGGAGTAAATGCAGACATAAGTTATTTGGCCACCTGGGTCAATACTTTTGTTACCCGCCACAACCGCTGGAGATCTCCAAAGTTTTTAATTGGTGAAAGTTATGGTACAACACGTGTTTCGGGTTTGGCTATGGAATTGCAGCAAAACAAATGGATGTATTTAAACGGTGTGATTCTAGTATCACCTACAGAAATAGGCTTTGAATTTGAAGGTCCTGTAGAAATTGCAAACCGTCTGCCTTATTTTGCAGCCGCTGCTTGGTATCACAAAGCCCTACCTCCTGCCCTTCAAAATAAGGATTTACTAGAAGTGCTTCCTGAAGTTGAAGCCTATGCTGTAAATGAATTGCTTCCGGTACTGGCTAAAGGCGGTTATGCTACCGAAGCAGAACGCAGTACCGCTATAGAAAAAACAGCCTTCTACTCTGGTTTATCGCAAAAAACCGTAAAACAAAACAATCTTGCTGTACCGTTTGACTATTTCTGGAAAGATTTATTGCGCGATCAGGAAGGATTTACCATAGGACGTCTTGACTCCAGATACAAAGGTCTGGATATCGCTGATGCTGGCTCATCTCCAGATTACAACAGCGAACTTACTTCCTGGCTACATAGTTTTACGCCGGCAATCAATTATTATATGACTCAGGAACTCAATTTTAAAACAGATCTAACATATGATATGTTTGGCGACGTTAGACCCTGGGATCGTAGTAACAACCACTCTGGTTCAGATTTACGCGAAGCAATGGCTATGAACTCAAATCTGCATCTTTTGGTTCAATCAGGTTATTATGACGGTGCCTGTACCTATTTTAACGCCAAGTATATTATGAGCCAGATAAACCTCAATGGTAAGTTTACAAACCGTATAGATTTTAAAGGCTATCGCAGTGGTCATATGATGTATTTGCGCAACGAAGATTTGAAAAATGCAAATGAAGATTTACGTGTTTTTATTGAAAAAGCAAGTAAAAATATAGCGCAGGGCGCTAAGTATTAA
- a CDS encoding Cof-type HAD-IIB family hydrolase, translating to MDLSHVKLVVSDMDGTLLNDQGAVSSLFFEQFEQLKKHNVQFVAASGRQYYSMIHKLEPIKDEITIIAENGGMTVIAEEVTDTCTIDTQTVHDLIRRMRKIDDAHIVLCGKKQAYVESEHDKFLNIFNEYYFKYDRVEDLTQIEDDDFFKIAVYSFGGSETTTYPEVRHLEDKIKAKVSGENWLDLSHLNTDKGRALKILQNKLNISKDETMVFGDYNNDIEMMELAHFSYAMQNAHPNITKAANYSTKSNNEGGVEYILSQLIEAKEQLVTK from the coding sequence ATGGATTTATCACATGTAAAATTAGTAGTCTCAGATATGGACGGTACACTCCTTAATGATCAAGGAGCTGTGAGTTCTTTATTTTTTGAGCAGTTTGAACAACTTAAAAAGCATAATGTACAATTTGTAGCCGCAAGCGGAAGACAATACTACAGTATGATTCACAAGTTAGAGCCTATTAAAGATGAGATTACCATAATCGCAGAAAATGGCGGAATGACCGTAATCGCAGAAGAAGTAACAGATACTTGTACTATAGACACGCAAACGGTTCACGATTTAATACGTCGTATGCGTAAAATAGATGATGCACATATTGTTCTATGCGGAAAAAAACAGGCGTATGTAGAATCTGAGCACGACAAATTCCTAAATATCTTTAACGAGTATTATTTTAAATATGACCGTGTAGAGGACCTAACGCAAATCGAAGACGATGATTTCTTTAAGATAGCTGTTTACAGTTTTGGTGGTTCAGAAACAACTACGTATCCCGAAGTACGACACTTAGAAGATAAAATTAAGGCAAAAGTTTCTGGAGAAAACTGGCTAGATTTAAGTCATCTCAATACAGATAAAGGTCGCGCACTTAAAATCCTTCAGAATAAATTAAATATTTCTAAAGATGAGACTATGGTCTTTGGTGACTACAATAATGACATCGAAATGATGGAGTTGGCTCACTTTAGCTATGCTATGCAGAATGCACATCCTAATATTACCAAGGCAGCTAATTATAGTACTAAAAGCAACAACGAGGGTGGCGTAGAATACATTTTAAGCCAGCTAATTGAAGCTAAAGAGCAGCTAGTCACCAAATAA
- a CDS encoding secondary thiamine-phosphate synthase enzyme YjbQ, whose product MKFFQKEIQLKRRARGFHLITNEITTHLEELRTIKIGQLQVFIKHTSASLTINENADPTVREDFESHMNKMVPENAPYYIHTYEGPDDMPAHIKASLMGASVTIPITNGKLNLGIWQGIYLCEHRNHGGSRSVVLTLFGD is encoded by the coding sequence GTGAAATTTTTTCAGAAGGAAATACAGTTAAAGCGACGAGCTAGAGGTTTTCATTTAATCACAAATGAGATTACAACTCATTTAGAAGAGTTGAGAACAATAAAAATAGGGCAATTACAGGTATTTATTAAACATACGTCTGCCAGCCTTACTATAAATGAAAATGCAGATCCTACAGTACGGGAAGATTTTGAAAGTCATATGAATAAAATGGTTCCCGAAAATGCACCTTATTATATACACACCTACGAAGGGCCAGATGATATGCCGGCGCACATCAAAGCATCGCTGATGGGAGCTTCGGTGACAATACCCATTACAAACGGAAAATTAAATCTGGGAATCTGGCAGGGTATTTATCTTTGTGAACACCGTAATCACGGTGGCTCACGAAGTGTTGTACTAACATTATTTGGTGACTAG
- the gndA gene encoding NADP-dependent phosphogluconate dehydrogenase has translation MEHKNYDFGLVGLGVMGRNFILNVADNNFKAYGYDLDQEKVDALKKEGGDLAKVDASSDITTFVNALSAPRKIMLLVPAGKIVDQVIETLLPHLDKGDIIIDGGNSFFTDTDRREAYLKEKGINFFGAGVSGGAEGARKGPSIMPGGDAEAYTHIKPIFEAVAAKFKGEPCVAHLGPKSAGNYVKMVHNGIEYGMMQLTSEIYDLLKKALNLSNDELHQIFDKWNNGRLQSFLVEITAEIFAQKDDLGDGALVDMILDKAKQKGTGKWTSQNAMDLGIPVPTIDVAVSMREISALKEERIVADKLYSRPEPQAIDKDKLIAMAEESLYFSFIVAYAQGLHQLADASKEYEYDLDMSVIAKIWRAGCIIRSGLLDSISEAYISDKSLPNLLLAPSFVPKVQETMTSVRATVSYAALSGIPVPGLSASLNYFEAYTSSLLPLNLIQAQRDNFGSHTYERIDREGIFHTEWGK, from the coding sequence ATGGAGCATAAAAATTATGATTTTGGCCTTGTAGGTCTCGGTGTAATGGGACGTAACTTTATTTTAAACGTCGCAGACAACAATTTTAAGGCTTACGGTTATGATCTAGATCAAGAAAAAGTAGATGCACTCAAAAAAGAAGGTGGTGATCTGGCTAAGGTAGATGCCTCTTCAGACATTACCACTTTTGTAAATGCGCTTTCCGCTCCGCGAAAAATTATGTTGCTGGTTCCTGCAGGTAAAATTGTAGATCAGGTAATAGAAACCTTACTTCCTCACTTAGATAAAGGTGATATCATTATAGATGGCGGTAACTCATTTTTTACAGATACAGATCGTCGTGAAGCGTATTTAAAAGAAAAGGGCATTAATTTCTTTGGAGCCGGTGTAAGTGGTGGCGCAGAAGGAGCTCGTAAAGGCCCTAGTATAATGCCGGGTGGTGATGCAGAAGCATATACCCACATCAAACCTATTTTTGAAGCGGTTGCAGCAAAATTTAAAGGAGAACCTTGTGTTGCGCATTTAGGACCAAAATCTGCCGGAAATTATGTGAAAATGGTTCACAATGGTATCGAATACGGAATGATGCAACTTACTTCAGAAATTTATGATCTGCTGAAAAAAGCTTTGAATTTGAGCAATGATGAATTGCACCAAATTTTTGATAAATGGAATAATGGCCGTTTACAATCGTTTTTAGTTGAGATTACTGCCGAAATTTTTGCTCAAAAAGACGATTTAGGTGATGGTGCTCTGGTAGATATGATTCTTGATAAAGCCAAACAAAAGGGAACCGGTAAATGGACCTCACAAAACGCGATGGATCTGGGAATACCTGTACCTACGATAGATGTTGCGGTGAGTATGAGGGAGATTTCGGCATTAAAAGAAGAACGTATTGTTGCCGATAAATTATACAGTAGACCAGAACCACAGGCTATAGACAAAGACAAATTAATCGCAATGGCAGAAGAGTCTTTGTACTTCTCCTTTATAGTTGCTTATGCACAGGGTTTACACCAGCTTGCAGATGCATCTAAAGAATATGAGTACGATCTTGACATGTCTGTTATCGCAAAAATATGGAGAGCCGGTTGTATCATTAGATCTGGTTTATTAGACTCGATTTCTGAAGCATATATTTCAGATAAATCATTACCTAACTTATTATTAGCACCTTCATTTGTACCCAAGGTACAAGAGACTATGACTTCTGTGAGAGCAACGGTTTCTTATGCTGCATTAAGTGGTATTCCGGTTCCGGGATTGTCTGCTTCTTTAAATTATTTTGAAGCGTACACATCAAGTTTATTGCCACTTAACCTTATTCAGGCGCAGCGTGATAACTTTGGTTCGCACACCTATGAGCGTATAGATCGCGAAGGTATTTTTCACACAGAGTGGGGAAAATAA